The following are encoded in a window of Mycolicibacterium tusciae JS617 genomic DNA:
- a CDS encoding alpha/beta hydrolase → MIAQTSERHPFYVWAWSLVRLDFVGIAFGALFFCLSLTPSLLPRDWLFQGLIGGLNAAIGYGIGVFGWRLFRRFVIRRRRGWPPPKRVQYALKTVTVVAAIAASVLMLVPAAAWQRQVSAVVGIEGPTTLGYLRTLIIAVLAGGACVGAARILIDLIKTMARFFIRRWRLNDEVALFIGTAIVVVLVITLVNGVAVRGFLAGANRVFQPQNSTTRPGIVQPLEPEKSGSPESFAAWDTLGYQGRNFVATGPDAGELTRLNGRPAKEPIRAYVGLQTADTDEQRMAVLLSELERTGAFERKLLVIVPTTGTGWINPVAARSLEMMYNGDTALVGSQYSYLPSWISFLGDQQKSMESGRMMINAIHERWAKLPPDRRPKLVLYGESLGSMAGQGAFAWLPDISEMGFSSVLWVGPPNASPLWRAITERRDPGTPEVRPRYDNGRTVRFSEATNAHQIASDAAPPWDGTRVLFMQHPSDPVVWWSADLIFSRPDWLREPPGRDRTATMRWYPIVTFWQVAVDMTNAGSVPGGHGHNYGDFVLDGWAAVAPPDGWTPEDTQRIRVALQKTQSEDGPEY, encoded by the coding sequence GTGATTGCGCAGACCAGCGAACGACACCCCTTTTATGTCTGGGCGTGGAGCCTGGTCCGTCTCGACTTCGTCGGGATCGCATTCGGCGCGCTGTTCTTCTGCCTCTCGCTGACGCCGTCGCTGCTGCCGCGAGACTGGTTGTTTCAAGGGCTCATCGGTGGTTTGAATGCGGCCATCGGCTATGGCATCGGCGTATTCGGTTGGAGGTTGTTCCGGCGCTTCGTGATTCGCAGGCGCAGGGGGTGGCCGCCGCCGAAGCGGGTGCAATACGCACTCAAGACCGTGACGGTGGTGGCGGCCATCGCCGCGAGCGTGCTGATGCTGGTTCCGGCCGCGGCGTGGCAGCGCCAGGTGTCGGCGGTGGTCGGTATCGAAGGACCCACCACGCTCGGATACCTGCGCACGCTGATCATCGCGGTGCTTGCCGGCGGCGCATGCGTTGGCGCTGCCCGGATTCTGATCGACCTCATCAAGACGATGGCGCGGTTCTTCATCCGGCGTTGGCGATTGAACGACGAGGTGGCTCTGTTCATCGGCACCGCCATCGTCGTGGTGCTGGTGATCACGCTGGTCAACGGCGTCGCAGTCCGTGGCTTCCTGGCCGGCGCAAACCGGGTGTTCCAACCTCAGAACTCCACCACCAGGCCCGGGATCGTCCAGCCGCTGGAACCCGAAAAGTCGGGCAGCCCAGAGTCTTTCGCAGCCTGGGACACGCTCGGATACCAGGGCCGTAACTTCGTGGCCACCGGCCCGGACGCTGGGGAACTGACGCGGCTCAACGGCAGGCCCGCCAAGGAGCCCATCCGTGCCTACGTCGGCCTGCAGACCGCCGACACCGACGAACAGCGGATGGCGGTGCTGCTCAGTGAGCTCGAGCGGACCGGAGCGTTCGAGCGCAAGCTGCTGGTGATCGTGCCGACCACCGGCACCGGGTGGATCAACCCCGTGGCGGCCCGGTCGCTGGAAATGATGTACAACGGCGACACCGCACTCGTCGGCTCGCAGTATTCGTATCTGCCGAGCTGGATCTCGTTCCTCGGCGATCAGCAGAAATCCATGGAATCGGGCCGGATGATGATCAACGCCATCCACGAACGGTGGGCGAAGCTGCCGCCGGATCGGCGGCCGAAGCTGGTGCTCTACGGCGAGAGCCTCGGTTCGATGGCCGGCCAGGGCGCGTTCGCGTGGTTGCCCGACATCTCCGAAATGGGGTTCTCCTCTGTGCTGTGGGTGGGTCCGCCGAACGCGAGCCCGCTATGGCGCGCCATCACCGAACGCCGCGACCCCGGAACCCCGGAGGTCAGGCCACGCTACGACAACGGCCGAACGGTCCGGTTCTCAGAAGCCACCAACGCCCACCAGATCGCCTCCGATGCGGCGCCACCGTGGGATGGCACCCGGGTGCTGTTCATGCAGCACCCGTCGGATCCGGTGGTCTGGTGGTCGGCGGATCTGATTTTCAGCAGGCCTGACTGGCTGAGGGAGCCGCCGGGCCGCGACCGGACGGCGACGATGCGGTGGTACCCGATCGTCACGTTCTGGCAGGTCGCGGTTGACATGACCAACGCCGGGTCCGTGCCGGGCGGGCACGGCCACAACTACGGCGACTTTGTGCTGGACGGCTGGGCCGCCGTCGCGCCGCCCGACGGCTGGACGCCCGAAGACACCCAGCGCATCCGCGTTGCGCTGCAGAAGACGCAGTCCGAAGACGGCCCCGAATACTAG